The DNA window GATTCCTTTGTTCAATGCTTCGCCACTTTTTTCTCTCGACAAAAGTTAATAATACATTTACAATAGAAGAGGAATATGCAAACGCGACATTCATTTTCAGATGTCGGAAGGAGTGTCTTTCATGAACTTATTAATGGTTATCTTTGGACTAGTTACAGTTTTAGCTGTAGTCGGCACTTTCCAAGCTTTCAAAGAAAAGAATGTGCTAGGTGTTTTATTTAACTTTGGTACATTTGCTGTTTTTGGCTTCTTTACAGTCATGACAATCGTGAACCATGGTTTCCCACCAAGCTTACACTAAAATGTAAAAGAAAAAGCTGTTGTACTTAACGTACAGCAGCTTTTTCTATTCTATTAATTGTAACCAAGCCTGTTCATTAAACGGATTTAATTGAATCCAGTTTTCTTTTTCATATCCCCCTAGGCAAACCTCTCCATTCGGTGAACAATCTATTGGTTGATCAACTATTTCACCAAGTCTTTTTTCACCATTTAATGAATAACTCGATAGTACCCCTTTATCGTCAAACTCATCCACATTTCCTGCTGCTTTTGAACGAATGGCAATTAATTGAGTTGGGTGAACGACAGAAAAAGTTGGTACAACCCACTCGGAATAATTGCTTACAGCCGGTGAGTTCCAGTCAAAATATTGTCCAGTTTCTGGTTGCTCCATATGATATTCAAATTTCCCTTGTGTTTCATTTATTTGAACATAAACCATCGTATCCCCTAAATTTTGGACATCTAACACATGTTGAAATTCTGTACTTTCTGTTCCTCCATCAGCTGTAGAATAAAGGAGAAGATCACTGCCATCCAAGCTAGAATCTCCCCATTTAAAAACCATTAAACGATGTTCGTCATACCATTTCACAAATGGATTCTCTACTTCTATTGATTTTAATTGTTGAGTTGACCCATCATACACAAACGTACTATAAGACCAATCATCATAAAATGTAGAAAATACGATTAAATCTGGATTTGTTGGGTGCCAATCCATGTAAATTTCAGCTGATTCAAAGGATAAGCTTTGTACAACGTAGCCATTTTTATGTATTAATTGTATTTCAGCAGATGACGAATTGCTAGAGGTATGTAATAAAATCATTTCTTTTGATGGATGAATTATTCCTTGAATAATTGGAGTCTCTGTTTTATAAATTGTTTTCCAAGTTTCAGTAGACAAGTTATACGACTGAACAGTCCAATCGCCATCTTCTGTTAAAATAAATAGTATTTCATCATTAGACATCCACCCAATTACACTATGAAACGTAGATCGATTTAACTTAAGCAATGGAATTTTTTTCGTAGGAGTAGCTACCTGATTGCCTGGAACAGTCTGTGGTACTTTTTCTATTGCGTTAGGTCCATTATTTTCTAATTGAGGGTTACTTTCTTTACATGCTTGTAGTAAAAAAAGGCATAATAAAAGCATTCCAATTTTCTTCAATCTACTCCCCCCTCTTGTTATATATATTAGACGTACTAATTCTACATTTGTTTCACAAAAAAGCACAGACATTTTTGTCTGTGCCTTTCGTACTTTATGGATTTAATTTCTCGGCTTCATCCAATAGGAGGTTCCCTGTTTTCAAATCATAAAAACGCAGTAGATCACCATTAATAATTTTATCGGAATAACCAAGTTCTTGCGCAGCTCTGTCAATATATGGCTGACAGTTTTCTATATCAATTTCGCTACCAGTTGCATTGTCATAACAAGCATTTTTGGTATAGACTAGTTTATCTGTTACAAAACCACCATCACGGAAAACAACAAATTCTTCATGATCTTCCGAAAATACGTCTGCACCTAATTGCATATCTTTCGCAGTTTCTACACCAAGAAGATGTAAGATAGTTGGTCGAAGATCTATTTGACCAGCAGTCTCTGTAATTTCTTCTCCTTGCCCACTATTCGGAATGTGAACGAATAAAGGTACACGTTGAAGTTTTGCTGATTCGTATGGAGTAATTTCTTTCCCTAAATACTGTTCCATTGCCACATTATGATTTTCTGAAATACCATAATGATCTCCATACATCACAATGATTGAATTATCATATAATCCTTGTTCTTTTAAATCATCAAATAAATTCTTCAATGCTTCGTCCATATATCGAACAGATTGGAAGTATTTATTCAAAGTATTAGAGTTAGAATCGTATTCAGGAATTAGTTTATCCTCTTCATCCAATGTAAATGGATAATGGTTTGTAAGTGTTATTAAACGTGAATAAAACGGCTGTGGCATTTCTTTCATATGAGCAACTGATTGTTCAAAGAATGGAATATCCTTCATTCCCCAGTTTACAGCATTTTCTT is part of the Psychrobacillus sp. FSL H8-0483 genome and encodes:
- a CDS encoding DUF2759 domain-containing protein, giving the protein MNLLMVIFGLVTVLAVVGTFQAFKEKNVLGVLFNFGTFAVFGFFTVMTIVNHGFPPSLH